The DNA segment GTGTCATGACGGAGATTGATGCATCAACTGCAGCGTGTTCAGTGGCGAAGCCGTTGAGAGGGCATGAAACGATTCTCTTGGTTGAAGATGACGAAACGGTGCGAGCATTGATTCGGGAAGAGCTTCGCAAGTTGGGATATCGGATCGTGGAGGCAAGAAACGGTATCGAAGCATGTCTCGTCGCCACTCCACATATGGGGAAACTCCAATTGTTGCTTAGCGATATCGTGATGCCTGGCATGAGTGGGATGGAGCTTGCTCGGCATCTTCGTGTCATCAAACCGGATCTGAAGATTCTCTTCATTTCAGGCTATGAAGATGATATCGGAATCGAGGCTGGTGATACAGAGGTTGCCTATCTGGAGAAACCCTTTACGACCGAATCCTTGGCAGGGACGATACGTCACCTTCTTGATCAGACACCAAAGGGTCAGATACGCCAAGGTTCACCGTCGGAGGTTCTGGAGGAACCCCAGACGTTCAGTCCATCCTGAAACCGACATGGTGTATCCGTTCCTGGCACGGTTGCATATGTGGTGGGTCCATGAACAGCAGCGGTCAGTGGCGATATAGTGTTGTGCGCTGGATCGGATTCGCGGTTACGACTCTGTTCGTGTTACCTGGAGTGTGTCTCGGTCAGCATATTTCCTGGGAACGCCTTTCCGAGGGCCTCATGGTTTCCGTCTGGAAGCCTATCCACTCCTGCCCCACAGTGCCAACCATGCTGGTAGTTGATCTAGATCCGGAGCGGACGAGATTCTCTGTTCACAATTATGCGCAAGAAGGATTCACGCAACCACCCAAGATTGGGGAGTGGCAACATCGAACCGGTCATCCTCTCGTGTTCAATGCAGGGCTATTTCGTGAAAATTTCACGTACCTCGGGCTTCTCTACCAATCTGGTCGTTCGGTGGGAAGTCGCCGGCATAGTTCGTGGAAAGGGTTGTTCGTGGCAGAACCGACTGCTATAGGTGTGAAGAAAGCGAGGGTGCTTGATTTGGCATCTGACACGTTTGATGAGCAGCGGCCCGTGTATGGAGAAGTGGCACAAGCCCTGATGCTGCTCGACCAATCCGGCAAGATCCGTGTCCGTGACTCAGGAAAGTATGCCTACCAGACGATCGTCGCCGAGACCGAACGGGGACATATTCTGGTCTTTAAAAGTCTAGGCGTGGTGCCGCTTTATGATATCGGCCGCTGCTTCAAGGAGACGCTCCCCACTATCCGTCGGGCCATGGCGATGGATGGAGGGTCATCGTCCGATCTACGCATTGTGGAATCACTGTGGGAGAAGGATCTACATAGTCAGGAAGGAGATTCATGGAAGAGTTTGTTCAGCGGCAGCACGAGTTTCCATATCCCGCTCCCCACCGTGATTGGGGTGAGTCCCAGATAATCTACTCCTGCTCATTCGCCATTGCCATCATGGTCTCTCTCCTGCTGGGAGGGTGTGCGGACGGAGCGAAGATTGTGCAGGACGATGATTTGGGCGGAGTTGTTATCTATCCGTTCAAGGAAGGACAGGGGCCCATGCTCTCGGCATTTAGGAAAGAGGGGTTGGACCTCATGAAAGAGAAATGTAAGAGCCGGTCTTACTCCATCGTGCGTGAGGGGGAAGCAAAAGGACGAACTAGGGTGGTGAGTCCGTTGGATGGAGCCCAAGAACTGGTCGAGGAGCGTCGCTGGGGGATTCAGTTTGAGTGCAAATGAACGGGCAAGAGGTAGGTATGAGTAAGGTCTACGAGTGCTTGGTCATCACGCCCATGAGATCTTGAATGGTTAAGAGGCTCGTCAGGTGAACCTTTTCCTTTTCTATGCGCGCTTTCCCGTCCTGTTCTTGGCGATCGACAATCACTAATGCATGATCGACCTGAAGTCCGGCCTCCCGTGCGACGCCGACTGCTTTCAGCAGTGATCCACCACTGGTGAGAACATCGTCCACGATTAATGCTCGGTCGCCATGGAGAATGCTGCCTTCGATCAATTTCCCTAACCCATGATCCTTGGCTTGTTTGCGGACGACGAACGTCCGCCACAGGTGGGATGGGGAGGCGGCACAGGCGAAATCAGAAATGGTCAAGGCGATGGGAATGGCTCCGAGCTCAAGACCGCCTAAACAGTCGAATTCGACATTGATGAGCGCATCATAGGCCAGCTGGGCAACGAGCCGACGAGCCTCCGGATGTGCCATGAGTGCCCGACAGTCGACATAGAATG comes from the Nitrospira sp. genome and includes:
- a CDS encoding phosphodiester glycosidase family protein, whose translation is MNSSGQWRYSVVRWIGFAVTTLFVLPGVCLGQHISWERLSEGLMVSVWKPIHSCPTVPTMLVVDLDPERTRFSVHNYAQEGFTQPPKIGEWQHRTGHPLVFNAGLFRENFTYLGLLYQSGRSVGSRRHSSWKGLFVAEPTAIGVKKARVLDLASDTFDEQRPVYGEVAQALMLLDQSGKIRVRDSGKYAYQTIVAETERGHILVFKSLGVVPLYDIGRCFKETLPTIRRAMAMDGGSSSDLRIVESLWEKDLHSQEGDSWKSLFSGSTSFHIPLPTVIGVSPR
- the pyrE gene encoding orotate phosphoribosyltransferase, whose amino-acid sequence is MTLRQQLAQSFHDTGSFKWDREKGFKLASGEISPFYVDCRALMAHPEARRLVAQLAYDALINVEFDCLGGLELGAIPIALTISDFACAASPSHLWRTFVVRKQAKDHGLGKLIEGSILHGDRALIVDDVLTSGGSLLKAVGVAREAGLQVDHALVIVDRQEQDGKARIEKEKVHLTSLLTIQDLMGVMTKHS